The genome window CCAGCAGCAGGATCGATCTGCGGGAGAGGTTCTTGTGGAGCTTGATGGCATTGTCGGTGGCGCTGCTCATGGCGCTCATCCGGGCGGTGAGCTCGCTAGCGAGCGACTCCTGCAGGGCACGGAGGAGCTGGCTATTGAGGTAGAGCGGGAGCAGCGTGTCTAGGATCTGCACGGGGTCCTGCTCGAACTGCACCACGGGGGAGAAGTGCTGCATCTCGATCTTCACCTTCTCGCGCTCCACGGTGAACTTCCCCTCCTTGGTGGTGAGGCGGAAGAGCTCGTCCTCGGTGGCGTCCACGTAGACGGCGGCGCCGGTGGCTCCGCGAGGATGGCCGCCGCGGCGGGGGAGGAGGCGCTGTCTAGCGCCACCAAGCAGAAGGTGGTGGCGGCGAAGCAGTACATCGAGAACCACTACAAGTCGCAGATGAAGTCGCTTCAGGAGCGCAAGGAGAGGTCAGTCCACTCCACTCCACTTTCCTTCCTGGTGTGATGgcaatgtgaaagggaattaggcttacacctagttcctaaataattttggtggttgaattgcccaacacaaatattggactgactagtttgctctagtgtataagttatacaggtgtaaaaggttcacactcagccactaaaaagaccaagttttggattcaataaaggagcaaaggggcaaccgagggcacccctggtctggcgcaccggactgtccggtgtgccaccggacagtgcacagtacctgtccggtgcaccaggggactcagactcaaactcttcgccctcgggaattctcggaagccggcgcgctataattcaccggactgtccggtgtgcaccggacatgtccggtgctccaaggaagctcggcctcctaaactcgccagcctcgggttcgcgcgacagccgctccgctataattcaccggactgtccggtgtgcaccggactgtccggtgtaccagcggagcaacggctccctgcggcgccaacggctccctgcggtgcattaaatgcgcgcgcagcgcgcgcagaagtcagaatcgcccataccggtgcaccggacatcaaacagtacatgtccggtgtgcaccggacacccaggcgggcccacaagtcagaagctccaacggctagaatccaacgacagtgatgacgtggcaggggcaccggactgtccggtgtgcaccggactgtccggtgcgccatcgagcagacgcctccagccaacggtcacttttggtggttggggctataaataccccaaccaccccacattcattgccatccaagttttccacttctcaactactacaagagctctaggcattcaattctagacacattcaaagagatcaaatcctctccaattccacacaaaaccctagtgactagagagagtgatttgccgtgttcatttgagctcttgcgcttggattgcttcttttctttctcacttgttcttgtgatcaaaactccattgtaatcaaggcaagaggcaccaattgtgtggtggcccttgcggggaagttttgttcccggcttcaatttgagaagagaagctcactcggtccgagggaccgtttgagagagggaagggttgaaagagacccggcctttgtggcctcctcaacggggagtaggtttgcaagaaccgaacctcggtaaaacaaatctccgtgtctcacttgcttattcgcttgggatttgttttgcgccctctctcgcggactcgtttatatttctaacgcgaacccggcttgtagttgtgtttatatttataaatttcagtttcgccctattcaccccccctctaggcgactatcaattggtatcggagcccggtgcttcattagagcctaaccgctcgaagtgatgtcgggagatcacgccaagaaggagatggagaccggcgaaaagcccactacaagctacgggagcacttcatcggaagagtcccgcaccaaaaggagggagaagaagaagagctcctccaacaaagggaaggagaagaaatcttcttctcaccacaaagagaagaaggaaaaatcttcttcccacaagccgcatcggaaaggcgacaagcacaagaggatgaggaaggtggtctactacgagaccgacacttcatcaacatcgacctccgactccgatgcgccctccgtcactt of Zea mays cultivar B73 chromosome 8, Zm-B73-REFERENCE-NAM-5.0, whole genome shotgun sequence contains these proteins:
- the LOC103637166 gene encoding ATP synthase subunit gamma, chloroplastic; this encodes GATGAAVYVDATEDELFRLTTKEGKFTVEREKVKIEMQHFSPVVQFEQDPVQILDTLLPLYLNSQLLRALQESLASELTARMSAMSSATDNAIKLHKNLSRRSILLLGRSR